AGGAGTTTATGGTTATTGATACTGGTGGGGTAATTACTTTGTCAAAGTCTCAAGCAGGTGTGatggaagaacttgctgtcacCACTACTGTTGGTATGGACGGGATTCCTCTCGCCACTAGAGAAGCTGCTATTGCAAGGATGCCATCAATGATTGAAAAACAAGCAGTTGCAGCTGTTGATGAAGCATCCATCATACTATTTGTCGTGGATGGTCAGGCAGGTTTAGGCAATTACCTTTTATTTTCAGTTCTGGGAAGTGGTTGCTTGATATTTGAATTCACATCGACATTAAATACATCTACTTCTAATACTTCTCTTAAACATTTTTTGACCAGATATTGTTGTTCTATAACTTCTTATGTAAGTTCCATGTTTAGTAGCATAATGGTGTGAAAACATATTTCAGGCTGGTCTTGTGGCAGCTGATACAGAGATTTCTGATTGGTTACGACGCAACTACTCTGACAAGTGTGTTATACTTGCTGTCAATAAGTGTGAATCTCCACGGAAAGGGCAAATGCAAGCATTAGACTTTTGGTCACTAGGGTGAGCAtataactctctctctctctaaaatcACTCATTGTTTTCTTTGCATCTCAACATATATACAATAATGTATTGGTTCTTTCATGTGATACTTTGGACAACAATTGTAGTTAAAACATGACACTAGATATGGTGTATTACAGCACTGCTCAAATACAAAAGCCAAACAAGAAACAACACGCATGGATAAAGTAAAAATATTCACTAGTGTCTGTTGTTTGATTTAAATTAAGAAATAAGAAATAAACTGTTTCGAGAATTTAACGCCCTAAGCTCATTTGAACACCACCCTCTTAAGGTCAAAACGGCAGCACAGCACTCGCGGAGCTACAGTACCGCGGGTACTGTTCATGCCGGATGTTTGTGGCGGCTGGGGCTGCGAGGGGAGAGGAGGCCAGCCGGGGGCCTTGCCCACGGCCGAAGCAAGagggaagggatttccttcttaattcttgcatgattagattgatacatctcctctccttatatagagaggtttacttgactccccgcttacttgactcctaagcaagagacccttatctctaattaaccctaacactaacgGGCTATACCGCCagcccaggcccaataggcccatGACGTACTCTAACATTTACTGCCCAACAGTCAGCCAAGCTGTTCAGCTCATCTTTCTGTTGGTTCCTACTAGGTTTTCTCCTCTGCCAATTTCTGCTATTACTGGCACAGGAACTGGAGATCTCCTTGACCTGGTGTGTTCAGAGCTCAAAAAATTTGAGGTATGGAAACTGGTTTACCCAAACATTTGTTTCTTGATGCTTTTTTCTGCTAATGACAGAATGCTAATGAAATATTTATGAAACAAAGATTGGACAATATGACGATAGCTGCATGGCACCTGACAGTGGAAGCAAAACAAGTATAGTTACTTACAAAAGGCTAGGCTAATTGATATAGAAGATTTTAAAATAATTGAAGGCTTGGTATTATTCAGTGTGCTGATTAGCTTCGTCCCACAATATCAGAGACAAGATAAAGCTTCTAGAAAGTAGAAAATGCAGCAGAGTGGAAACCCCACATGGATTTATCAACTATATCAAGGGAATTTCCTTATATGCCAATGAAAAAACTCATAACCCCTCAGTCATATTCTATCGATGTGTCTACGACAGGTGGGACCCCCACACTAACTGAGAGTGGCATATGAGGGATTTAGGTTTTACCCAGATGGCATGTGGGGAATTTTTCTATTTGACTATGGAAGCCTTAACCTTGCTTCAGAAATTTATGTCTTTAAAACTCTTGAACATCTGACTTCTTTACTTTTTATTTTCTATGTGAAGATACTTTAATACTTTGTCAATTTCATAACATAAAGTAACTCATGGGTATTGCAGGGATTGGATGCAGTTGAAGAAGAGAAAAATAAGGTTCCTGCTATTGCAATTGTGGGAAGACCAAATGTGGGGAAAAGTAGCATTCTAAATGCTTTGGTTGGAGAAGATAGAACTATTGTGAGCCCAGTTAGTGGGACAACACGCGATGCCATTGATACTGAGTTTATTACAGCAGATGGGGAGGTCTGGTCCCTTTTGCCAATGTTTAATTAAATCTGCTGCTACATTGTTCCATTGAACACCCTAATTATGGTCACTACTTCTTCGTAACAGAATAAAATTGTGACTTAGAAAGCATGATTATTTTTGCTCAAATATGCTGCAGAAGTACAAACTCATTGATACTGCTGGGATCCGGCGCAGGGCAGCAGTTATTTCTGCTGGCAGCACAACGGAATCACTTTCTGTAAAGCGTGCATTTCGAGCAATTCGGCGCTCTGATGTGGTTGCCCTTGTTATTGAAGCAATGGCCTGTGTTACAGAGCAGGTATGTTAACCATGAACACATATATGTTTAGACCCATGAAGAGACACATGACTGTCTTGTATGTTCATTTTAACACAATGAATTCTTGTGGTATCAAGGATTATAAAATTGCAGAGAGGATTGAGAAAGAAGGAAAGGCTTGTGTCATTGTTGTGAACAAATGGGATACAATCCCAAACAAGAACCATAAGAGTACGGCACATTATGAACAAGATGTAAGAGAGAAGCTTCGCATACTCGACTGGGCACCTATTGTCTACTGTTCTGCGACAAATGGCACTAGTGTTGAAAAGTAAACTCTTCATTTTTTTATACCCAAATCTACTAGCAGCTTTTAATTGTTATTGTATCTCTATTTCTTTCAGACTTGTGAAACTTCTGTTGAATCCATTAACTTTTATTTCCCCTCAACATTCTTAGTTCTGTATTACTGTTACATGTGATCTAAACACCTGCTTTGCATAACCCCTATATGATGGTTAGCTCCCCAAATTAGATACCGTTTCCTGTGTTGATATTCTATAATATGCTGTACTAAATTCTCTTCAGGATAATTTCTGCTgctgctttggttgagaaggaaaggtCTAGAAGACTCGGCACCTCCATTCTTAATCAAGTTATTAGAGAAGCTATAGCATTCAAACCACCACCAAGAACAAGAGGCGGCAAAAGAGGTCGTGTCTATTACACAACACAGGTAACTTCCTAACTTCGTTCTCAAGACAACAAACTTGTTTTTATAAGCCACTGTGTATATGATACC
This sequence is a window from Miscanthus floridulus cultivar M001 chromosome 10, ASM1932011v1, whole genome shotgun sequence. Protein-coding genes within it:
- the LOC136487081 gene encoding uncharacterized protein encodes the protein MAAMAPFSSASSSHPPRLPSKTLTPRHSRPLHHRSPPAASAPRPLLLSFPAPARRCGAGLRASAAQKISADYQFDDDGDDDEEYEYDGEEEEEEEEWEVDEDEEEMDVEAMEEEARGAAADLAKRLARELHIDDDVREKRRNIRDKTSVSKHIPDNLLPKVAIIGRPNVGKSALFNRLVGGNRAIVVDEPGVTRDRLYGRSYWGDQEFMVIDTGGVITLSKSQAGVMEELAVTTTVGMDGIPLATREAAIARMPSMIEKQAVAAVDEASIILFVVDGQAGLVAADTEISDWLRRNYSDKCVILAVNKCESPRKGQMQALDFWSLGFSPLPISAITGTGTGDLLDLVCSELKKFEGLDAVEEEKNKVPAIAIVGRPNVGKSSILNALVGEDRTIVSPVSGTTRDAIDTEFITADGEKYKLIDTAGIRRRAAVISAGSTTESLSVKRAFRAIRRSDVVALVIEAMACVTEQDYKIAERIEKEGKACVIVVNKWDTIPNKNHKSTAHYEQDVREKLRILDWAPIVYCSATNGTSVEKIISAAALVEKERSRRLGTSILNQVIREAIAFKPPPRTRGGKRGRVYYTTQAAIGPPTFVLFVNDAKLFPDTYRRYMEKKLRSDAGFPGTPIRLLWRSRRRPDKRGNSADSRMQSPGTPSRMVIAA